The following DNA comes from Haemorhous mexicanus isolate bHaeMex1 chromosome 19, bHaeMex1.pri, whole genome shotgun sequence.
TAGGGATTAACAGCAAAATACTTTGCAACAGCCTCCCTTGGACTCTCTATCATgtttcaatttgtttttcttccctcctcttcaTTATGAGCCATACAATGTTGCTTAATGCAAAAGTACAATTTCCTTTCCCTAAAAACCCAGAAACAAGAATGTGCCAAAGTGGGCTGGGCAGGTTCTCCCTCACCCTGCACAGTCAGGCTGACAGAGCTTTCCAAGGCTGCCCAAGGTGTGTTTGCTTGAGGACAGAACCATGTGTTACAGCTCCTCACCTGATATTCAGCTGCTCCAACTGGCATTTTTGGCAGCTATTTACCTTCCTCTCCCTAACATCGTTTTAACCCGTCTGCTTCCTTCTATTTTTGAAGTGAAGGGCCCAGAGGAGGAAACCCTGCATCCAAACCTCTGCAGTGCTAACACAGCTGCAGGGTTTGTaccctgtcctgctggccacacaaCAAAGGGGCAcaattcccagtgtcccagaCCCATCACGTAGATGAGGCAGCTCTCCTGTTTTAGCCAAAACCTAGCTAGAGCTGGTGCTTTAATTTCCTCTGCTGAGGAATGGATCTTCCACAGCCCAGAAAGCTACTCAGTGAAGGTTTTACCCCTTTGCTATTCCTCCAGAATTTCCTGCATGGATGGGATACTTGTAAGGTGGAGAAATAGCCACGATGAGCAGCTGCTTGCACTCCAGCTCCCCTCAGCTCTCCTGCCCTTTACCACAGGCAGCACGAGCACCTTGCGGGAACCTGAGATGAGGAGTGAAAACATCCAAGGAAGCCATGGAGAGCTCTAGAGAAGCACTATTCACCCATTCAATGAATCAGATGTCAACAGTGAGAGCTATTTCACCGCAGCCAACGTGTCctggcctgtccctgcccaagcTCACGTAGGAACTTGGAGCCAGGAACAGACCCCAAGTCCAACTTCAGCTCCCATCCTTAACCAAACACTCCAGCCTCTTCCCCAGAAAAGCTGCTCTAAAGGGGATTAAGTCAGATCTGACGTGCTTATTTGACTTGAAGCAGAAAGTAAACCTCTTCAACGGTGTGGTGAGAAGCAGGAAATCCCTCCCATTGATTAAACAAACAATCAAAGCCTCCAGAAGTTAATTAATTCTAATTTTTCCCACGTACTGGGATGCATCACTTGAATAACTGATGTCAGATCTTGGGCTGTGAGAATGTTGTATTTCCTCATACACAACCTCAGCCCCACGGATGAGCCAGGAGCTGTAAAAGCAGGTAGGACAAGGTGCAGCCCCTTGCACCctcaccccaaaaagggaccaTGCTGACAGGTGGGACAAGCCCAGAGgaagcagcaaaggcagcagcagctccatgacCTCCTGACTCTGAGTCCAAGGCAGAGTTCAGGGTCTGCGTCATATCATGAACACACTGTGAGTGTGAATCTCCTATTTTACTACGTGTAAAAAACCAATATTTTGCAGCAGGACTTTTCTTGTAGAACTGCAGTTAACTTGTGAATCATACAAGTGTTACTAATTTCTGGCATAAAATTCACAGGACAGCTGCGAGTTGTCTGGAGAAGATATCAGGCTAAAAATAGATTAGACTTAAAGCCTTTCCAAGGCAGACTGGTGGACGAAGCAGAGTGAGCAGACCACAGCCACACTGCTATTCTTAGATAGACACAATCAGGACCCAGGTTTTGTGCTCTGCAGTTTGcaatccccagtgtccccacatATTCTGGCCAAAAATTCCCAGCATAAATTGAAGATTTACAGCTCCCCTGATGTGTGTTTTGCTTCCCAAGGCATCCTATGCAGAACAGCTAAAATTGCACAAGAGCATTTGTCTGTGTCCCTCTTTGTCCCTGGGCTGCCCCATGCTGGGTTTGGCACTTGGCAGATTTTATGTCCTCAGAAGAGTTCCCTTTGTCCAGGACATGGAGGATTTTGTTTGGTACCTTGTAACTATCCCCACAAATTCACAAGAACATGAATGTCAAAAGAAGTGCAGGTCCATCGAGCAAACTGGAAGAATAAAGGCTGAGATACAAGACTGAGCTGCTGAAATAAGGCAGAGTGACCCTCAGGTGTCAAGACAACACAGCTTGTGTGGAGGACTCTCATCATCAGGGATGTTAATCAGAGTGACCCGAGGCATCCTGTGATTTCAGCTGCAGCTATCACTGACTCAACAGCATAGCAAACTCTTGTCACTTCCAAAAATCAACCTGGTGACTCTTCAGATTGATCCCCTAAGACCTAATTCCTGCCTGCTTACTGACAGCTGGCTGCTTCGTGCTCCAAAGCACAGCAAAATCCCAGGGTCACAGGACACATCATGGTGTCAGTGGAAGGATAAGAGGAGATGGACACAAACTGAaaccacagaaacagaaattcccataatggtttgtgttggaagggatcttagagctcatctcattccactccCCTGtcatgagcagggacactttccactagcccaggttgctccacaGCccatctaacctggccttgagcacttccagggaaatacaagaaattccatttaaacaTAAGGACAAACCTctaatttttttactgtgagggcaACCAAGTAGTGGCTAAAGTCAgccagggaggttgtggagcCTCCTTCCTTGCAGATACTCACCACCTGAAAGCACCAGGTCCTGAGGAATgctctccctttccctgtgctctgagcaGGTTGGTTGGCCCTGCTGACCCCggtggctgtgcaggggtgGCTCTGTGGTTAAACCCCAGCACTGGGCTGCCATCAGTTTCCAGTGCCATGGTCACACTGACATCAGTGGATCCCTCCTGATTTCCATCTGGGCAGGAGGATCATCAGGCTGGTTACCATGAAAGCCAACTTACGCAGGTGGAACAATGAGGCACCCTCAgtgtggtgctgctgtggaaagCTGCCACGTTTTTGTGCCCAGGAAACCACCACATCACTATCACCaatcctcttccttttcctcagcTCTTTGTCATTCAGTGCCACTCTTTTGTCTCACACCCCGTCCTGCACCTCGTGTATCTTGTAGCTTTTAAAGGATTAATGAACAGATCTTTCCAGAGTATAAAAAATAATCCTTCAAAAATTTCTGTTAGAAGACAAAATTACCAATACCTCTCCTGCTAATCTCCTCCAGGGCTCTCAATCACACTGTCCACTTCCGTGAGGGATATTCTCATTGCTGGATCACAATCACTTCCCAAAATCCTGATTCCAACTCTGtaactgaggggaaaaagacCATGGACACTCTTTCTGCCTATGAGGCTGCTACCCAGCAGCCCCTCATGGGATATTAGATGTGTCCAACCTAAATTTATGTGGATTTCTCCAGAGGGTCTGGCTGCTAGAATGCACAGCAGGAACACATGGAGTGGCAGCCAGCACGGAAGCACCACGTCTTCCTGCAGATGTccctgtgggagctgccagggaatCTGAGGGTGCAAGGGTTAAATCTCCCTGGATCTGTGGGTGACAGGCCTCACCTCTGCATGCAGAGATCACTAGGAAACTGTTTCCTGCACACTAGACAGGGATAACTCATGGAAGGGATGAATGGCCCCAAGATACAGCTAAGGATCTGATGTGAACTGAGAGAAGCCAGGAATTTCCTGACCTCCCTGTCTCACTCCTCCCAGCATGGCCTGAGCTCACAGGAAGGAGAGGCAAGCTCATCTCTGAATCTTTCTCTCTTCATTGCTTGGGTCTGTGTAGCTTCAGCTGGTTTGGAGGAGAAAATGTTCTGGGAACTTCTCATCAGATACACTCTCTTGATAGACAGACAGAGATAAaccttgctgctttttttctcttctgtgaaaGTTCAAGATAATGACATTGCCacagaaaaatgctttcctATTGCTCTGCACATGGCAGGTTTCATCCTTCAACTGCCTTCTGTCATGGCACTTCTGAACGTGGCTTGCCTGGGAAAAATCAGACAACAAAGGTCTTGATCTCCAAGCTGTTGTTCTGCAGTTGAACACACTTGTGCTGACCTTCACTGCCAGAAGGAAGCTGTGTACAacactgcagctcagcagggcacaggagctatggagtggtttgggctggaagggatcttaaagctcatcccactctaccccctgccatgggcagggacactttccactatcccaggctgctcccagccccaatgtccaacctggcctttggcactgccagggatccaggggcagccacagctgctctgggcaccctgtgccagggcctgcccaccctgccagggaacaattccttcccaatatcccacctatccctgccctctggcagtgggaagacattccctcttgtcctgtccctccaggcccttattccaagtccctctccagctctcttggagcccctttgggcactggaaggggctctgaggtctgtATCAAGGTAACTGACACTGGTCCCTGGCACACTAGACAGGTATTACTGCATCATCCATGAAAGTCTGTGTCCACACAGTCCCTTGGAGAAGGAGCACGTGGCCAGGTAGCAAAGTCTTCAGCacgaggagcagcagctggaggccagACAGACTGTCCTCTGAGGCCTAAAGCAGCCCTGATTCACAACACTTAGGTATGGACCTCTCCCCAGACATCTCAGCTGCAGACAGCTCCCGTCAGGAGAGCTGATCCACATGGCAGGAGCCTGCCTACAGCAGCCAGTGAATCCCAGAGCAGAACCCCTgagccatccctgctcccactggGATGCCCACACAATGCCAAGTGTCAACACTTGTCTCCCTCATGTCCCACAGCAGTCTACAAGCACGGCCAGCCtagcagcaggagcagtgtctggcagcagctgatgaAGACAGAAACttgggaggcagagctgcctggtgctgtgctgaTCCAGCCacaccattcccagctcagggTGAGCCAGGGCTCCCTGCACGGCTGCCTCACTGTGCACTGAGACTGTGCTCCAAGGACCACCCCAGAACTCCAGCCCACAGCTTCCTGATGGGAGATAAATGCCTGCAGAGGCGTTCACATGGTCAGATTTTACTCATCTTCTAGTTCTGTTCCATTCCAAACTCATTCCACTGCAACATGTTTGCTTACACGAAGACAAAGCTAATCAAAATCAACTTTCAGGACAAGGACATTGAAGGATGTTCTTTACAAAAGGATAGAAGAGTTTGCTGAAGAACTCACAAGTTATGCCAAGTTCAGTGCAGGACCCAATTCTAGCAGATTTCTAAAAGTTAAACCAATGGGCAGCAATTCTCTATTTCCCCCAACTCTTCACAGCTCCTAAAATGTCagtggaaagaaggaagatgCACGAAGATAGCACAGGAGGACAAACCCTTGGCTGATGCAATCAGAAGGCTCCTGAAACCACTAGAGGTGAGCTAATTTACATGCTGGTGCCTAACTCTGGATGATTAAGTGCAGAGATGCTCTGCTGGGAAAGGGCAATCTCTCATTTGATCCCAAGGATCATCAATCATGAGATGGCAGATAAGAAGCCAGAGGAGTACATGAAAATTTTTCCCCAACCTGCAAAGCCCTCTGTCAGAGACTTTCTGTGACCACTCCTAAAGGCCAGCTCCAGTTCTCACTGGGCAGGAAGAGCTGCTTCTCTTTTGGCAGATCCACAACCTTTCGCCTTTCCCATGTCAATTAGAGAAAAATAAGCCTTTAATACTTtcattcctggttttcctgAAGAGCTCTAGGTCAGCAAGATAATGACCAATAAACTCAattccagtttttatttttggtaaCCAAGCAATCAGAAGGATTCACTCCAGCTGAAGAGCAGAAATGTGCTCACTCACATTTCCAAAAGCAACTTGTGACTGTGGGTAACCGTTTTGAACTCAGAACTTCTTGAATATCAAATCCTTGTGCAGACAGCAATTTTCTGTGACACTCCAAATTGTTCCGGTTAGTTCAGAAGATTTTGGcattcccatcccaacccaAGAGCTGGAAAACACTATTAATAGTGCCTGGATGGCAACAAGGTGTTCACATTCACACCCCACCAGGTCGGCTCCTCCCCATCTCTCCTACACCTGACCCTGTCAGACAACACCGAACTCAGACTTCCACCCCAGCTTCTCCTCATTTTTTAGGACAAACTTCACCCACCAGCTTGGCTTCCTGATTCACTTGGAATACACAATGGTCATTTGTTTTAACCACTTCCTtcagaaaagaagggaaagtcCCTCTCATATGGAAAAAAGTGTCAAATTTTTATTAGTGCAAGCTTTACAGTGATGATTCTAACTACTGCCTTGACTTTGTTTTTCCCTAAACGGGGTGAAATATTAGCCAGTTTCTAAGCtatgagattttaaaaatagcatcaaAGAATACATTAAGAAAAGAATCTCCCAGGGCTTGGGATTTTTTCAAAGTCTTTGGAAGCACATGATGGATAAAGTGATTCTTCCATTTTTCAGCAACTAATGCTGTTTCCACCACCTTCAGACACTCTCACTCCTGCTACCGAATTCTAATGAAATGCACATGCTGAGAGAGGTGTctggtgctgtgctggccaTCGTGACAGCCCCAAAAGAAGGTCAGAGCATGAATCAGTGGGGCAACCATGAGTCGCAAACAAAAAAGGCTCCTGTTTTCACAGACAACTGAATAAACAATGATCAGAAGGAAagcggaaaaaaaaaaatgtcattaaagTTTGAAAAATACCAGCCTAGGCACACAAGTTCACTTCTAAGATCCAGAGTCAAGGCAAATACCTCACAGATGCCTTTAGAATGACAGGGTGAGTTGCAGTCTGCAGTTGCTGTCTGGGTTAGACACCCCGGGATTCTTTTCAACAGAGGCGGGGAAAATTTTAGTAGCAATTTCCTACTCTCGTTAACTTATCCTGTAAAGATGCAGTTTCTGACCATTCAGGCTCACATGATTCTCAGCTAATTTGCATGGGAGGAGAATCAAGTGGCAAGTCTGGTGGTATTCAGAGATTTGCCATGTCACCGAACAAACCTCTGCGTGTGAATTTCGGTTCAGATGGTGACTCAGGGTTTGGCTGGCCAGCCTTCAGGGTgggattaatttttttacttatcTGAAACAACCTACCTGGTCTATCCTAATTCCTTGGGTTGCCCCAATAACCATCAAAAAAGAGATCAGTACCTCCAGGGGATAATTCTTTCTAGCCCAGAGGGGTAACCAAAAAGAGACAGGATTCATTAGGTACCTGTGACTCACATGTAAAGAGAGTCTGGAAGCAAGAGGGGAGAGGTGAAGACCATATTAGGCAAAAAATACACCCTTCAAACCTAAAATAGGGTAGTGATTTCAGACCCTTAATCCAAAACCACCCACAGGTAAACAagcctggctgggacagagATAGGCTCTGTGTGCATTACTCAGAGGTACCAACTCCAGAGAACAGAATTAAATTCTGGTACTGGGCAGAGGAAATAAACTGATTGTGGAAAGCTTCTTCCTAAATGCTTCCAGTATATGTTTACATCCCTCTGCTACTCTGTAGCCTCTATGTATTGTGACCCTGCACAGTAAATCCACTAATGTTAGTGAATTTTGTGTCATCTTTGATGATGCAATGATCCATGGCAGTGTATTCCCCTGTGCCTGGAGTATCTCAGAACCACTAAAGCTTCCTCACCTCCTGACACGCCCTTGAGCAAGGCATCCTGTCTGTCTCCTTGATTCCTCTCTTCTTGCTACCTGCAACccaaacagcaaagcaaaattAGCTGCAAAgtgcttaattaaaaaaaaaaataaaatctggaagCCTGACTAAACCACTGAGGCAGAAATCCCATGAAATTGTGTAAGCTTTGCTCTCAGACACTGCCAGCAGTGGCAGTTTATTCCTAGAAAGAGAGATTTCAGCATGAAGTGTCATCTGAACATGAGCTTGCAGCAGCTCTATCAATTATAATCTCCCTTTTAACCTGGATCTATGAAAACAAAGCTTATGTCTAGACATGCCCTAAGTGTGAGGAGTGGGCGAAAGGAGGGGAGATCTCTCCTGGTTAATATTTATTAACCTTTCAGACAGTTTCAATAAAATTTGAGGGGGTGTCCAAAGTGCCTCAGTGTCATGAGATGAGGCAACTGTTTAGAGAAGGAGGATCCTGTAAAAATCCCCAGAGCAACAAAAATGGCAGGATGAGTTAATTCCTTATTAGTCATTGGGGAATCTGCAGGAGAAAGACCTGCAAAGGTGATTTCACAGGCAGGGAAGCTGCTTTATCCTACTGCCTGGCAATCCCAGGAATGCTATTTACCATTTTGTCACTAGATGGTATTGTTCCACAGGCTATATCCCAGAGCCTCGAAGGTCAAACAGCGTGGTATAGCACAGGCTGGGTTGattaaaggcacagaaaaggCTTTTTTACTCATGTATTTTAATGCATCTTTTTCCATATGGAAGTTATTAGCAAAAGTCAAACTGTAACAGCTAAAGGAAAAGAGCTTTGTTGAACATGGAGATAATGTAACTCAGTTTTGATGATCTGGACATTCCTCTCTCCATATCTCAAAAAAACTGCTGAGATAAACAGGTACAAAGATACTGATACAAAATCAAATGTTTCTGTTAACAAACCAAGCATAATCAACCAGCCCTTTGTTACAATTCAGTCTGACCTGACACAAAATTCAAACAGCCTGACAAATTTTGCTCGTTCAAAACTTAAATattagagaatcacagaatcatggaatgggctgggtgggaagggaacTTAAAACCAATCAGCAttaccccctgccatggcagggacacctcccactgttccagactgctccagccccaatgtccagcccagcctgggacacagctgctctgggcaccctgtggcagggcctgtccagcctcccagggaacaatttttTCCTCTAATATCTCAAATAACCAACTGTTATTAACAGCACTGAAAGACCTTACCCAGGACATTGTGTGGAATAAATTATGCTGGGATGCAATCAGGAGCAGAAGCTCCTTCAGTTTTGAAACTGAGCCTTTACCTTTATCTTCAAGGCATAAAGAAGATGCTTCTGTTTTTCTACCTGGATGGGTGTCACTTATGTCCCCTTCATGCTCATTTGAATCTGCTCTGACAGAGCAATTCTGGTTCTGTAAAACAAATGATGTTTTGTCTTAATAATATAACCTAAAAATATACCCAGGTGGTAAATCCAtaaggaaaatgtttcttttaaggAGGTTTTTGCAAGATAAATTCTATTCTTCTGGTGAGAATCAAATAGAGGTATTTCTATACCTTTGtgcactcctcctcctcctcatcttcctcacAGTCCAGCCCTTGGTGGGAGATCTCAGTAGGGCCATTCTTCTGGATCAGGTTGCTGTCAGCCTTCTTCAGCCTCTTCTTCTCAGCTGTCACTCTGACTTTCATGAGGTGGAAATCAGTGGAGACTGAGCCCACTTTCAGGTTGATGGGATCCCCAGCAAATAAGAGGTCACCAGGGCTGccatcttccttgaagccagggGGCTGGTAATCCTTGGGAGTGACTGCACAGGAAGAAGGAACCCCAAGAGGTCAGGTAAACGGAGTTCCATCTCTCCTCAGTCTGATTTAGAAAGAGCAGTTATGAACCAGCTTCAAGTACCATTAACTACTAAAAATATTCCAGgtttttttgggtatttttaggAGGAAGCGACAGAAtgcaaagaataaaatgaaCTGAGCAAATGTTATCAGGGAgctcaaagaaaaaattactttaggATGCTGAGATACCATTAAAGTGCTGGAGCAAAACCTGACATTGCTTGTTCCTTAAAAGGAAGaaggatttttccctttcacaCCACATAGCTGTATTTCTTATATggatttcaaacctttcctaaAAACATCTGCCATCCCTGTGCATCAGAAAGATTTACTGGGTTACACCTTTTCTCAGTGCTATCAGCCAACAGCTTCTCCCATCTCACCTTTTCTATGCTTTATTTTATTCACAGGGCTCACACTTACTACAGAGACTGATGGGACTCTTCCCCAAGGCACACACTGCTCTCCACCTACCGTGGTTGTAGTAGAGGAGTTTCATGCTCAGGGTGATGTCATTGGGCAGTGGCCCCAGGTCCTGCATGAGCAGGTACAGGGTCCTGAGCAGGAGCCTGCTGGCCTGTTTGACATCCttgctgcacagcccagccacaAACTCCCTGTGGTTGCTGCAATCAAAGAAGAAGAATGGATTTGTTATCCTCAGTCATGAATATTCACGATCCaattacacacacagagcacccaCTGACTTGTCTGAAACCACCAGTGACAAAGCTACAATGTCTTTATGTAATTTCCAGATAAACAGGGAAGTGAAACaggctccagggatggggaggcaTCTGCAGAACACCCGCTCCAAACTCAGAGGCCTGGCATTTACATTTGAACAGATTTCGGAGCTGGGGCAACCATTATACAAATGTCATGACTCACTTGTTTGAACATGATTAAATTGGATCAAAGGACCATAAAACAAGTGCCTTTCACCTAAGCAATTTCAGGAATGAGAGGAATGAGTTGAGGATCCCATCTGAAGCCGATTCATCACAGGGGCTATTTTCAAGTCCATTCTGCAgtttttgaagagaagtgaatTGCATGTTCTCACTCAATTCCATGtaagaaaaagcagctcagaGGCACATTTTTCAGCAGTGACAAAGGGGCATTCCTCTCACCTCCTTCACCCATCCAAATGTCAGTTGGCTGCTCCAAGCCAGCAGTCCAGACAGAGACCCATGGGTGACATGAGTGGGATGAATGGCACTCCAGAGgagtttgtttctctttgatTAAAACTGAGGTAGATGAGATGAGCAACTCAGAGCAGCCAGCCAACTTCAGACAGAGCAGATGAATCACTGTGTGACTAAGGGACCTGAACTTCCCTAACTTTCAATGAGAAGAGGTCATAAAGATGTGTAGCTCCTTCATTACGTCTTTGGAAGACCCCTGACACTATGTGTAGGCTGGAGGGTGCCCAACACAATCACCCCAAATTGCAtcaaaagcagtaaaaaagTAACCCAAGAATATCCCAGAGTAAAGCTGACTGACTGACCCTCAGAAAGGAACAAATTAAGACCAATTCTCCTTTCCAGCTGAACTTCTTTGGGTCATGAAAATGGAGTGGCTGTGGAACAGCTTGACTTCCCAAGGTATGGAATCACAGCAtcatttaagttggaaaagacctctaagatcatgaAATCGAAACTCTGTGGTATTAGATGTGCACTGTGGTCCTTGATTAAATCCTGCATGTTCAGAAACGTacagggagaggaaaatgcTGGCAGTGCCTAAGGTGGAATATCCATCACCATTACAAACTGTGGGATTAGCAGATCAGAAATGGCAAAAGGAAAGttcataagaaaaaaagaaatgagatgCCCATAGGAATTAACAGGTCAAGCACTACTTCAATATGGGAATAACACTGAGAATTTGATGCAGGAAGGAGTCAAAAAGCAGAAGATAAGGAACAGAACCTTGGAAGGAGTGGGATCTGTGCAaggaattccccccaaatccgtCTAAAATAAGGCAGGGACCATTTAGGAGAAAGTTTCCCCTTACCCCTTGGATGTGATGCTGCAGCCTCACAAAACCTCTCTCCCAGAGTGATTAACTCCGAGTTtgcacagggcagctgctgcagatgtAAAAGGCAGCATTatcagctgaaggagctgataGCAAAGATGACACAATTCCCTGATCTGTGCCAGAACTCTGGATTATTAAagactgcagggacacgcatGAGCCTGCCACAACACTGCCAATCCCCAAGGAAACAGAGCCCAGGAATCCAGTGCCACAGGCTCTGAAGCCTCAGAGCACATTCAAGCATGACAGGGAGATGGCTAGGCCTCTCCCTAGATGACACAAAGGACATCCAAGCTCCATGTGGGGACTCTCCTTATTTCTAGGAATTAATGAGTAAGGCTGATTAAAACCCTAAAATACTCAAGGACTATTATCCTTCAAATCCCAgatctcctcttcccctcagtGTGAGGACACTGGACAGCATCTTTGAAGTAGAAATGGAGGGCACAGCCAAAGAGTCCTTCCAGAGATAATTCAGATTTGCccaaaagaaaatagttttgcCTTATGGCTGAAAATTATTTGGATGTGTTTAGAGAAAGAGCAGCTAAGGGTACACTTCAGGAGTGCTGGGGAGGAGCTTCCTGAGGAGCACACAAGACAGCAGAGCTCTCTTGCTGTCCAGGCAGGTTCCAAGATCCATCTTTCACCAGTGCCAACTGCAGAACAAAGTAAAACaggttaattatttttttttgctttggtcaTAGCAAATGGCCTTTGATACCATTTATTTGAAGCTCCACAGGATTATGGCCTACTAAACACAGCTTTAAATATCTAACAGAGAATGccaaaaagaggcaaaaagctgctgcttcctgccaCATGTTTTGCATCACCAGCTCAGGCACCCTAAGTGAAAGTTCTCTCAGGTCACCCACGCAGGGCTGCTCAGGCAGAACACATGTATGCAAAtgctcaagggaaaaaaaatccagggcACAGGATCATGGTGAAAGGGCTCAAACCTGAGCAAGCTTCATCTGAAAGCACGAGGCTGCCTTGTGGAAGTGCAAGAACACTTGTTAGCTGAGACAGCAGCAAGCTCAACAACTGGGCTGGTTTCTGCATGGCCTCCCTGATGAGGCACCACTTCTGTCAACTGTCCTTGGCTCAGGTGTACTCTGAGGGCCTTGTGGTGCTATGAAAGAGCATTTCAGCTCATCCTCCCAGCAGTTCATACCCTGTAAGGTGAATATCCTCAACTCTGATGGTATTTACATCTGCTTAATGACCTGGACCTGCtcaaaccacagaatcacaggatggtttgggctggaatgACCTGAAAGCTCATGCTgctcctccccaccctgccacctgcacagacaccttccactaaaccaggttcCTCCATCCAACCtttggacactttcagggatggggagtccacaacctctctgggcaatcatAAAGTGCAGCTTCTTAGTACTTCAATACACAGTTTTTAGTGTAACCCTGAGAAATCAACCCAAATCCT
Coding sequences within:
- the HORMAD2 gene encoding HORMA domain-containing protein 2 — protein: MAAQQLLKQKKKPSKAAVLFPESITTEQQSLVLVKRLLAISVSCITYMRGLFPESSYGTRYLDGNTSDLCLKILREDKSCLGSLQIVKWIQGCFDALEKQYLHVAVLAIYTNPETVTEMYQFKFKYKNKVPQMDISSNHREFVAGLCSKDVKQASRLLLRTLYLLMQDLGPLPNDITLSMKLLYYNHVTPKDYQPPGFKEDGSPGDLLFAGDPINLKVGSVSTDFHLMKVRVTAEKKRLKKADSNLIQKNGPTEISHQGLDCEEDEEEEECTKNQNCSVRADSNEHEGDISDTHPGRKTEASSLCLEDKGSKKRGIKETDRMPCSRACQEINLLNLAFSQEEVIGPEKKRKVSEPEKLPLNSRKLCSF